The proteins below come from a single Solea solea chromosome 6, fSolSol10.1, whole genome shotgun sequence genomic window:
- the ppp4r1l gene encoding serine/threonine-protein phosphatase 4 regulatory subunit 1, translating to MAGLSLYFEDGHDDLDDFGFDDYGSECDGIRITAFLDAGQDNLTPLGRLEKYAFSENVFNRQIVARGLLDVLREFSDNENDFISVMETVARMSEDGEPTVRAELMEQVPNIAMFLHESRPNFPAAFSRYLVPIVVRYLTDPNNQVRKTSQAALLVLLEQGLISKADMETKVCPVLLDLTEPSSDDDYKIEAVAIMCKVVTMLSKDTVEHLLLPRFCDLCSDARLFQVRKVCAANFGEFCSIVGQEATEKLLMPKFFDLCSDSLWGIRKACAECFMMVSNSTCPEVRRTKLSPLFISLISDQSRWVRQAAFQSLGRFISTFANPSSTGLHFREDGALLEVPRVMLDGNCSLNSLNCSDISICRTARTIVHTPPNQDGRATPSPEQISIADRENMHNFDDNTSVSAEMQDVFSHFVSNDRPMKTNNTNNTKEIDQTDENFNSFHFWRSPLPDISGDLEMLSCQTSEDVRKEENEEDEEEDNCPDSKSNHGKTTSDRIQKVLDCLQPHMDDPDVQAQVQVLSAALKAAQLDNPTDDSPTEPQPEEQPESDTEDPSVESKSVEVQSESEESPTEEEQMMETQPESSPVQEQGDEETQTEPQEEQEDSPLNSPVLESELIERVEEEEKDDLAHSPLSEDKPKVQNVIPQQLLDQYLSMTDPARAQTVDTEIAKHCAFSLPGVALTLGRQNWHCLKDTYETLATDVQWKVRRTLAFSIHELAVILGDQLTAADLVPIFNGFLKDLDEVRIGVLKHLYDFLKLLHADKRREYLYQLQEFMVTDNSRNWRFRYELAEQLILIIELYSHYDVYDYLRQIALTLCSDKVSEVRWISYKLVVEILQKLYACGADDLGLNFINELTVRFCHCPKWVGRQAFAFICQAIVEEDCMPMEQFSQHLLPSLLSLSSDPVANVRVLVAKALRQSVMEKVYFKEPGCAYSDELEETVMALQSDKDRDVRFFASQDPNKGLMDTASLT from the exons gacaatgaaaatgactTTATCAGTGTCATGGAGACAGTCGCCCGAATGTCAGAAGATGGAG AGCCCACAGTGCGAGCTGAACTAATGGAGCAGGTTCCCAATATTGCCATGTTTTTACATGAGAGTCGGCCAAACTTCCCAGCCGCTTTCTCAAGATACTTGGTTCCAATTGTAGTCCGGTATCTTACTGATCCAAATAATCAG GTGCGGAAGACGAGTCAGGCAGCTTTGCTTGTTCTGCTGGAACAGGGCCTTATCTCTAAAGCCGACATGGAAACTAAAGTATGTCCAGTTCTGCTGGACCTCACAGAACCCAGCAGTGATGATGACTACAAAATAGAGGCTGTTGCT ATTATGTGTAAAGTTGTCACGATGTTGAGCAAAGACACAGTGGAGCATCTACTGTTGCCACGTTTCTGTGACCTGTGTAGTGATGCTAGACTTTTCCAGGTTCGCAAG GTTTGTGCAGCAAATTTTGGAGAGTTCTGTTCTATTGTGGGTCAGGAGGCTACTGAAAAACTATTG ATGCCCAAGTTCTTCGATCTGTGTTCGGACAGTTTGTGGGGCATCAGGAAAGCTTGTGCTGAGTGCTTCATGATGGTCTCTAATTCCACCTGTCCAGAAGTGCGACGCACAAAACTGTCCCCCCTGTTCATCAGTCTTATTAGTGACCAGTCCCGCTGG GTGCGCCAGGCTGCCTTTCAGTCTTTGGGACGTTTTATCTCTACCTTTGCCAACCCCTCCAGCACAGGTCTTCACTTCAGAGAGGATGGCGCGCTACTAGAGGTCCCCAGGGTCATGTTGGATGG CAACTGTTCCCTTAACTCCTTGAACTGCTCCGACATCAGCATCTGCCGCACAGCGAGAACCATCGTGCACACACCTCCCAACCAGGATGGACGTGCAACACCTTCGCCAGAGCAGATTTCAATAGCTGACCGTGAAAATATGCACAACTTTGATGACAACACTTCTGTGTCTGCTGAGATGCAGGACGTTTTCAGCCACTTTGTCTCAAATGACAGGcctatgaaaacaaacaacacaaataacacaaaagagATCGACCAGACAGATGAGAACTTTAATTCTTTCCACTTCTGGAGGTCTCCTTTACCGGATATCAGTGGGGATCTGGAGATGCTAAGTTGTCAAACATCAGAGGACGTGAGAAAGGAGGAGaatgaggaagatgaggaggaagataATTGTCCCGACTCCAAGTCAAATCATGGCAAAACTACCAGTGACCGGATCCAGAAAGTGTTAGACTGTTTGCAACCTCACATGGACGACCCTGATGTACAAG CGCAAGTCCAGGTGTTGTCAGCAGCTTTGAAGGCAGCCCAGCTCGACAACCCAACAGACGACAGCCCAACTGAGCCGCAGCCAGAAGAGCAGCCTGAGAGTGACACTGAGGACCCGTCTGTGGAGAGCAAATCTGTGGAGGTTCAGTCGGAAAGTGAGGAGAGCCCCACAGAAGAGGAGCAAATGATGGAGACGCAACCAGAGTCGAGCCCTGTCCAGGAGCAAGGAGACGAAGAGACACAGACGGAGCCTCAGGAGGAACAGGAAGACTCTCCTCTTAACTCGCCTGTTCTA GAGTCTGAACTGATAGAGcgtgtggaggaagaggaaaaggacGACTTGGCTCACAGCCCTCTGTCTGAGGATAAACCTAAGGTCCAG AATGTCATTCCTCAGCAACTGTTGGATCAGTACCTCTCAATGACGGACCCGGCCCGGGCTCAGACGGTCGATACAGAGATAGCCAAACACTGTGCCTTCAGCCTGCCGGGAGTCGCTCTCACTTTGGGAAGACAGAACTGGCATTGCCTCAAGGACACGTACGAAACCCTAGCTACTGATGTGCAG TGGAAGGTACGTCGTACACTGGCCTTCTCCATCCACGAGCTGGCAGTGATCCTGGGAGATCAGCTGACGGCGGCAGATCTGGTTCCCATCTTCAATGGTTTCCTCAAAGACCTGGACGAGGTCCGCATCGGTGTGCTCAAACATCTGTATGACTTCCTCAAG CTGCTGCACGCAGACAAAAGGAGAGAATATCTGTACCAGCTTCAGGAGTTCATGGTGACGGACAACAGCCGCAACTGGAGATTCAGATATGAGCTGGCAGA GCAGCTGATCTTGATCATAGAGTTGTACAGCCACTATGACGTGTATGACTACCTCAGGCAGATAGCGCTCACACTCTGCTCTGACAAAGTCTCGGAGGTCAGGTGGATCTCATACAAACTG GTTGTAGAGATTCTCCAGAAGCTGTATGCATGTGGTGCTGATGATCTGGGCCTGAACTTCATCAATGAGCTTACTGTCAGGTTCTGCCACTGTCCCAAATGGGTGGGGAGGCAGGCCTTTGCCTTCATCTGCCAg GCTATAGTGGAGGAGGACTGTATGCCCATGGAGCAGTTCAGCCAGCACCTCCTGCCAAGCCTCCTCAGCCTCTCATCAGACCCAGTAGCTAATGTCCGTGTACTGGTGGCCAAGGCTCTACGACAGAGTGTCATGGAGAAAG TGTACTTCAAGGAGCCGGGCTGTGCCTACTCTGACGAGCTGGAAGAGACTGTGATGGCGTTGCAGTCAGACAAGGACCGCGATGTCCGCTTCTTTGCCAGCCAGGACCCCAACAAAGGCTTGATGGACACAGCCTCTTTGACCTAG
- the LOC131460350 gene encoding pre-miRNA 5'-monophosphate methyltransferase yields the protein MATCSDSVDDLNEPGAAPHGNFINYYTFNPPENRLSLIPASLLQDLGYNRGEENTLLLDVGCNSGDLSVAFYKHVVQEPVSEDESEKSRVHLLGFDLDEALIQRAQQTNPLPRSISFIPLDITTDTEQLQRYLEQHGCSHFHLSLCLAVTMWVHLNHGDSGLLQLLSHLASISQHLLLEAQPWKCYRSAARRLRKLGRSDFDVFKTLKIRGDMATHAREHLERDCGMELIQSYGSTVWDRKLLLFRRRLV from the exons ATGGCAACATGTAGCGACTCCGTGGATGATTTAAATGAACCTGGAGCTGCACCTCATGGAAACTTTATAAACTACTACACCTTTAATCCTCCAGAGAACCGTCTGAGTCTGATTCCCGCTTCTCTCCTCCAGGATTTAGGTTACAACCGCGGGGAAGAGAACACGCTACTTTTGGACGTGGGCTGTAATTCTGGG GACCTGAGTGTAGCCTTTTACAAGCATGTGGTGCAGGAGCCTGTGAGTGAAGACGAGTCAGAGAAGAGCAGAGTTCATCTCCTGGGCTTTGACCTCGACGAGGCTCTAATCCAGCGAGCTCAGCAGACCAACCCTCTGCCCCGCAGCATCTCCTTCATCCCTCTGGACATCACAACAgacacagagcagctgcagcGTTACCTGGAGCAGCACGGCTGCTCTCACTTCCACTTGAGTCTGTGCCTGGCTGTCACTATGTGGGTCCATTTGAACCACGGAGACTCGGGcctgctgcagcttctctctcACCTGGCCTCCATCAGTCAGCATCTCCTGCTGGAGGCGCAGCCGTGGAAGTGTTATCGCTCGGCGGCTCGGCGGCTGAGGAAGCTGGGTCGCTCGGACTTTGACGTCTTCAAGACCCTGAAGATTCGTGGGGACATGGCTACACATGCCAGGGAACACCTGGAGAGAGACTGTGGCATGGAGCTTATCCAGAGCTATGGCAGCACTGTGTGGGACCGCAAACTGCTACTGTTCAGGAGGAGATTGGTCTAA
- the LOC131461396 gene encoding cytochrome c oxidase assembly protein COX14 homolog, translated as MVTGKRLADIGYRAFSGSMMLLTVYGGYLAVMRGYRYMQRQKQLKLAAENQDQVKD; from the coding sequence ATGGTGACTGGAAAGCGTTTGGCTGACATCGGCTACCGGGCTTTTTCTGGCTCCATGATGCTGCTGACGGTATACGGAGGATACCTAGCTGTCATGCGAGGATACAGATACATGCAAAGGCAAAAACAGCTGAAGCTGGCAGCAGAAAACCAGGATCAAGTCAAAGACTAA